GAAGAATAATTAGaatgcaaaataaattaagagtTAATAAGACTTATGGGTGCAAAAGGAATCCATTGTTCTCCTTGCAAGAAGGACCAAATACCCCTTTGAACTTGTATCTCGGGATTAAATGAGTCtgattttaattagtttagcAAATAAACCCCTAACTTTTATTTAAAGGCCAAATAgattcaaattttgaataaaactGATGAAATTGATGGCAACGGTGTTGATGTTCGTTTGCAAAAGTCGACGATAGTAGTGAAATTGAGGCAAagattgttaattttaattttttcaataaaactaaaaaatgatatttaatatataaagataaaaaagtttagttttcaatgtttagaattaatattttttcgaattttattttatttaattaatttaaataagaagtATAGTAGATATGCTtataatcttttcaaagtaTGAATCTATTTGATCTTTAAATAGAAGTTCTGGacctatttattaaaatagttaaagaaaatgaacttATTTGATCCTAAACTACAAATTCAGGGATATATTTGACCCTTTATCCATTGTTCTCTTGTACAAAAGCTAAATCCTCATGCAAGCATGCATGTGTACGCACAATGATATACATGAACCGTGACAAACAAAGAAAGGATTTATAAATTCCAGACTTCTCGAGATTTATAGAAATTGAATTCCTAAAAGAATTACTTCccagaaattaaaaattaaaagtgtttaatatataatttgagtTCCTCTATAACAAGAGAAGTTGAGGTGTCTACTTCTGAGAAAGTTTAGTGTTATTCCATACCAAATGACTTCTAAGATTATGGTGCCTAGTGGAAGATGGAAGTTCATAAATGACAGTGGGAGGTGTTGCTACACGCAAGACTCAAGTCCAATGGTTCAAGCATTTAGCTAGTTTAATGCATAACAGGTGAGTTAAAAGAACTACCTGCATGCACAAGTAAATCCACACACACAATGAGATATTccagtaattattattaatcagggatatgagaaatcaaaatccaACCCCAAGACCTTGCATAACTAAATCAAGAATGCTCAAAGTTTCCTAACTGCACCTTTCTGTTTCTATTGCTTAGAGTTCATCTAACAAGGATGTTGCGCGAAAAAAGAGAGCATCAAAACATCTAGAAAATGAACTGATACAGGATCCTAAGACATCCAACTGCCGTCTTTTCCATAAATTGCAACTCTTCAACTCAGGGCATCAACCCGAAAAAGTGACATGAGGATTGGTATGGTCAGGCTACCGGTCCTTACTAACAAACAGAATACATCATGCTGCCTCAGCTTCAGCCTTTGTGGCAGTTTCTGTTGATTTTGGAGAGGTTGGCTTGCTTTCCAAAGATTTTGATAAGCTTGGAATGTATCTCCAGCAACGCTTATGAACTCCACTTATCTTCTTAGGAGCATCAGCAATTGGTAATCCTgtactaaataataaatactaagCAAATCAACTTTGCTGCTGcattcaacaaaataatttcaaacaaAGCCGTTGTGTTGACTACTGGCAATTCCATTATATCACCATCAAACATACAAGTCTATTTCAAAGACGTTGCTGATACTGAGGAAGAGTGTAAATGACATACAAGTGTAAACTAGAGCAACCACTGACTAATTTTTTGCATTTTAGAGCAGCTCTTAGTATGataaataagaatatctaAGATAAGCTTTTCTTCATCAAATATCTGGTGCAGTTTATTTTTTACCACCGAATTATAGCAACAAATCCATAACAGATTAACCTGTTAGTCAATTATATCAGACTTCCAAAATTACCATCAGAAAGATAAGAGACACTGCAATATGAATCCAATCCAGCAGCTGAACATAGTTTTCTTCCCCAGATTGAACATGACATTATGCTAGTATGTTTAGGATCCGTTTGAACTGAAACACGAACTCTAAATAGTCTCGGGAGGGGGAAGGTTCTGGTATTGCATTATTAGGTGaagaaaactgaaaatattattttcaagcAATAAAAAGTGCAGTGACTTTTAGCTGTTCCAAATAAATCAATATCCATTAGCAAATGCAAAAGTAAACAGGCAATTTCaagtaataattaatctaagtggGTTTAAATGGCACCTAAACACCAATGATATCCAGAAGAACTGAATTACTCTCAGGGCAAGTTTCAAAAGCTTGTTGCCAAATGCCAGAGAAGCTAGACCTCTAGTTTTAATAGAACCCATTGAGCTGGAAATGTTAAGACTTAAGAGTACATGTCAAACTCCAAACACATTAAATCCCATTTTGAATATGTTATTTATCACATTTTTCCACTGGCATCCCATTATTCACCATCAAGGTCAAAATTCACTAAAATTTAAACCAATGGCAAGAAGTCACTGACCGTTTTTGTATTTGAATAGGCAACAAAATCCTAATTGTTTTGTTTCAAGTCTTTTTCTTAGTTATAACAACATCAAAtaacaaacaagaaaatagagaaataaGAAAGTTAACACTGACCGTTTTTGTGAGCAATCCCCCAAGCTTTTCCATGCTTACCATCCTGCAACAAACAAACACACCACATTAAACCCttaaaacccaaaagaaaaaggacctttattatttactataatGTAACAACAATCAAAACAAATCCATAACCCCTAAACCCTTTAGTAAAATCACAAATGAATTACAACATTTGAGCTCGAACCCTCCTATTATTTAACCACAAtcgaaaagaaaaacacacaaaagtttgaatttttaggTGAAATGTGAGAGAGATACCTTGTAGAGATTAATCTTGGTGATTTCATAAGAGACTTCATTCCAATGAGATTTGGCAAAGTGGTAACCAATTCCCCAATTGGGTAAAAACTGAGCCACCTCAActaaattcttcttctttttcctctttggTTTCTTTGAAGTTGCATTAGCAGAGggagatgatgatgatgaagaagaagaagaagaagtgcTAAAGCTTTTCAAGTAGTTGACTGATAATCTGAACAAACTCAAACTTAGGGTTTGATTAGTAGCTTTTGTAGCTGATACTTGTTTTGCAAGAGCTGTCGCcatctctttttctctctgaAATGTAATGGGCTCTTCTTTGTTGTTCAAGGACTGCCCAGTGAGAAGAAGGGTaattaggtttttctttttctttttcttttttccttaaaaaaaattggaaatTCACTCTTCAGGTTTCTTTGTAGCAAGAAatactttcttctttttcttagaaaaaaaaaaaagaaaattacagaAGTTGTAAATTAATCAAGAGTTAAAtgcatttaaaaaaatcattttatatttcaactctttaattttttttaatgttactACAATTCATTGTGATTATAAgcttattatttctttttagaaaaaaatgtgTCATTTATCTTTAGAATGATTTTTATTAGAGTAATAATgccttttttccttcttttaaaaaaatttagacaAATAAAAGTTATTCAAAGACAAATATgaaatctttaaattattttatgagagtttactttttctaaattgattttttttagtttccCTAATAAAAAACCTTACTTTTAAGGagtatttttttgtaataaagaatatgtttatttatatttaagaataaaaaataaaataaaataaaattcatttgtctctttataaatatatttttatttttattttgcctTAAACCTTACTTTTAAGGagtatttttttgtaataaagaatatgtttatttatatttaagaataaaaaataaaataaaataaaattcatttgtctctttataaatatatttttatttttattttgcctTATCTAACaagtattaatatttaaaattattttctttttcttaaaaaattatttaaaaaataataaatatcaattatgaATGAAACTAATTCCAGATTcaatatgattaaaaaaatcaccttctaaacataaatataacaaatcatattatgaaattttaattaatttagtttgtatgacattcttttaatatgcactgaaaactttagttttttaaCAATCACAGTTTTTTGAGGGGAAAGGTGGGTCTCAATCTCAAAACCTATACCCCCCCCCGGAGGGAGGTATAAAGTTGACCACTAGGAACAGCAACAAATTCTGATATATCCCATGGTTTTGAAAATCTTTGGCAGAGGCCACAGAAACAGCAAAAATCAGTGTGATATCCATCAAGGTTAAAcaattggaaaagaaaaatgcagaAACAATCTGTAGGCCAAAAGGGAATCAAATTTTTACTACTGAATTCAGAAAGGGGtacatcaaattaaaatatgttcTTTTCATTCATATAGCCTActaaggaagaaaagaaagaaagaaaccagCCAACTGGAAGTTGAGGAGGTTCAACACAAATTCTACTGATAATCTTCCTCCTGATATTCtccatcttcatcttcatatCCTTCCTCATCTGCTGTTGCATCTTGGTATTGCTGATACTCAGAAACCAAATCATTCATGTTACTCTCAGCCTCAGTAAACTCCATCTCATCCATTCCTTCACCTGTATACCAATGCAAGAAAGCCTTCCTCCTAAACATGGCAGTAAATTGCTCGCTCACCCGCCTAAACATCTCCTGAATCGATGTCGAATTCCCAATAAATGTTGATGCCATTTTGAGACCAGTTGGTGGAATATCACAAACAGTTGATTTCACATTGTTAGGAATCCACTCTACAAAGTAAGAAGAATTCTTGTTCTGCACATTCAACATCTGCTCATCAACTTCTTTTGTACTCATCTTTCCTCTAAACATGGCAGATGCTGTTAGATAACGACCGTGCCTTGGATCAGCTGCACACATCATGTTCTTTGAATCCCACATTTGCTGGGTTAGCTCAGGAACAGTTAGAGCTCGGTATTGCTGCGAGCCACGGGAAGTCAGAGGAGCAAAGCCAACCATGAAGAAGTGAAGACGAGGGAATGGAATAAGATTCACAGCAAGTTTTCTAAGATCAGAGTTCAACTGGCCAGGGAACCTCAAGCAGCATGTAACTCCAGACATTGTTGCAGAGATTAAGTGATTCAAATCACCAACTGTTATAAACAACAAAAACCATTGCATGATCAGTTAAAAGAACTGCAATATTTGAAGCCAAAACAAACAATAGCCTAAATGGCGAAAAGGTAATCAGGGATGGAGCTTACAGCTAGGAGTAGTGAGCTTAAGTGTACGGAAGCAAATGTCATACAGGGCTTCATTATCAAGAACCATACACTCATCTGCATTTTCCACAAGTTGATGAACAGACAAAGTGGCATTATAAGGCTCCACAACTGTATCGGAAACCTTAGGAGAAGGGAAAACAGAGAAAGTTAACATCATCCTATCTGGGTACTCTTCTCTAATCTTTGAGATCAAAAGTGTTCCCATTCCAGACCCAGTACCACCTCCAAGAGAATGGCAAACCTGAAACCCTGCTCACAAATCAACCAACAACAAGAACCAATTAATATCCCCATGCCAAGAATTGCAGAAGAGCACAAATCTTCGTTAACAGGAAATCACAAGACCCCACAAAAACACAATAGCGGAAtccatcaaaaataaaaaggcatCGCAAGAAATACATAAAGCACAAAACTTTATTAACGGACCACCATTTTAGATCACCAAGCTTCACAAAAGCAGAACCCATCTCAAAAGATAAATGGAGCACAAATACTTTATTAACAGGAAACAGCTTAGGCCCAAAAATAACACACAAGCAGAACCCATCAAATATCCTCTCCAAAAGAACCAAAAGACAATCAGAACCCACTGAAAGAATGCATAAAGCAGAAAACTTTATGAAAAGGAAACCATTTCAGACCACGGAAATGCACAAAAGCAGAACCCATCAATATCCCATCTCAAAGATCAAACAATAATAAGAACCCATCTCGAAAGAAACATAAAGCACACAGCTTTATTAACAAAACAATAAACAGAATATAAGTAAGAAGATTACCTTGCAAGCAGTCACAATTCTCAGCTTCCTTTCTAACAACATCAAGAACAGAATCAATAAGTTCAGCACCTTCAGTATAATGACCTTTAGCCCAATTGTTACCAGCACCAGACTGACCAAAAACAAAGTTATCAGGTCTAAAAATCTGACCATAAGGACCAGATCTGACACTGTCCATAGTACCAGGTTCCAAATCCATAAGGACAGCACGTGGAACAAAACGGCCGCAACTTGCTTCATTGTAATAaacattaattctttcaagttGAAGATCTGTGTCTCCATCGTAACGCCCGGTTGAATCTATTCCATGCTCCGCACACACAACTTCCCAAAACTTTGCTCCTATTTGATTCCCACATTGGCCTCCTTGTATGTGAAGAATTTCACGCattttggcttttcttttaGATTGAATTGAGTACAAGACTTAGGGGTTGCTTTGATAGaagaaattagggtttttctGAATGCAAGAAATGAAGAatgaagagagaaagaaaggggGGCTTTTATAGGAGGAAAAGGGTTTAATTTTTAACGGCTACCTTTTAGTGAACGCATTGTTATTTTGAATGTAGGGTTGGGATTTTATGGGTTTTCGAGGATCTAACGGTTAGGAGAGGGGGGGAATAAGCAACGGTTAAAAAGTGAGTtgtcaagaaaatattaaaataaatttttgaatttcaaatttgGGGGGGTTACAGCTGGACCCAACAAAGGTGCCAGTTAGTCTTAGATAAAAGAGCACGGCGCCGTTTAAGGGGTTTTCcacacctttttctttttcttctcatatGGTAGAAAAAACAGTGTGTACCTTAAGGTAAAAGAGTTGGTGgagttttcatttttcctaTTTTAGTTAGTTGGAAGttcaaaaaaaatagaaatctaGCTGATTAGGTAtttaacaacaaaaaaaagggTTGTaaatcacttttttttttatttctttaattttctgggatttaaaaaaaaaacaatttttaggaaaaaaaatagataaatttgtACCCTTTTAAAAACCAAATTTGATAAAgagtaatttataaaaaaattaaaagatcaaattaaatataaaaaaaaacaattaaacatacatatatataaagtttcCACCTTATTTGCATTATTACAGGTAGTAATTCCAACAAAAAGCCAATTTCATCTAAAATAACACtcattacattttttttttttttttggtgatAGAAGATGCcaatttaaaacaattaaaactcTGTTGTTCTTTCTTTAAGAGGCAATTACAGCTaaattaaaaggaatataAAACCTACTGAAACTCCCAAACAATTCACAAACctgtttataataattattagtcTAAACATTCTTATTCAGACAATCATTCTAGATTCAATTTACAAAACAGAAGTTTAAACAAATATGGGTAATCATTCTTTATATCAAAGGCATACATGATAGCAGAATTTCCGACAGGTTCACATGCTGGATACACTTTCCTCTGATAATAGTTGAAGATTTGATCAGAATTCTCTGCCAATGGGATACTCCAACTGCAAACAAGTTTAAGCAAAGGCTCCTtgcaccaaataaaaaaaacaaaaaaaaaaaagcaaggACAAGACACTTGAAGCATTGTTAGCTCTAAAATTTTCACCATTGTTCCTGATTAATGGACAATTATGATGCAAATAATGTCAAAGTTATAAGGGCCAACAACAGGGTTAAAGaggaattattaatttttggtggcatgttatatatatatatatacacattttcCCTAAATCCTCTCTTAAGTGGGCTTTCAAAAACCATACAGCTCTTTTTGACaagattttgtatttttttgtgTTGGTCCCTTTACCATTAAAACCATGCTGATGTCTCATTTCCTTGTCTTTGGGTGCATGCAAAATTAAAACACTACTTGACAAATTTAACAGCAGAACTATTCAAAGGCCTAAAAATCCATTATTAAAGATATCTTCCTATATAGAAGTCTGATTTGACCTTTTCCCAGAGTTCTTTCAAGCCATTACTTCAGAATTGCTGGGACAAACATATTATTTCTTGCATCTTTTCAAGAACTTTCTTTGAGAAAGAATCTAAAAgatgctttctttttttctgtttttaatCTAACAAGTgttttttccctttctttccTTTGGAGACCAACTTAAAAAGACCACTTGCAAAGAATGTACCCATAAGGTCTCAAATAATCGTGCATTGTTTTCCCATTGTAGAAAAGGGGGATGTTATCCCAGaacatttaaaaaagtaaCATTCAATAACAAAATCATTCAAACTAATTCTTCTTGTCTGcctttccttttctgtttCAGGCTCATAATATGAAATAGAGCATTGAATCAGATATCATGATTTTGAATCATAAAATATGAAGTGCACAACAATGACCTTTTATTGTCACTTCCCACAATGAATCAGTAAGAATACTCAGGAATTACC
The Ricinus communis isolate WT05 ecotype wild-type chromosome 1, ASM1957865v1, whole genome shotgun sequence DNA segment above includes these coding regions:
- the LOC125370102 gene encoding tubulin beta-1 chain, with product MREILHIQGGQCGNQIGAKFWEVVCAEHGIDSTGRYDGDTDLQLERINVYYNEASCGRFVPRAVLMDLEPGTMDSVRSGPYGQIFRPDNFVFGQSGAGNNWAKGHYTEGAELIDSVLDVVRKEAENCDCLQGFQVCHSLGGGTGSGMGTLLISKIREEYPDRMMLTFSVFPSPKVSDTVVEPYNATLSVHQLVENADECMVLDNEALYDICFRTLKLTTPSFGDLNHLISATMSGVTCCLRFPGQLNSDLRKLAVNLIPFPRLHFFMVGFAPLTSRGSQQYRALTVPELTQQMWDSKNMMCAADPRHGRYLTASAMFRGKMSTKEVDEQMLNVQNKNSSYFVEWIPNNVKSTVCDIPPTGLKMASTFIGNSTSIQEMFRRVSEQFTAMFRRKAFLHWYTGEGMDEMEFTEAESNMNDLVSEYQQYQDATADEEGYEDEDGEYQEEDYQ
- the LOC8279792 gene encoding uncharacterized protein LOC8279792, which gives rise to MATALAKQVSATKATNQTLSLSLFRLSVNYLKSFSTSSSSSSSSSSPSANATSKKPKRKKKKNLVEVAQFLPNWGIGYHFAKSHWNEVSYEITKINLYKDGKHGKAWGIAHKNGLPIADAPKKISGVHKRCWRYIPSLSKSLESKPTSPKSTETATKAEAEAA